The following is a genomic window from Niveispirillum cyanobacteriorum.
AGAATGATGTGGATTTCGTGGGCGCCCGCCTGCATGGCGGCATCCGCGCCTTGCAGCACCGCCGCCGGGCGCTGATCATCCCGGTCGATAACCGGGCCACGGAAATCAGCCTGTCGACCGGCCTGCCCGTGGCGTCGCGGATGCAGCCAGAAGCGATTGAGCAGTGGATCACCAATCCCACACCCACATCCCTGACCTTGCCGCTGGAAGGCATCGTCGCGTGGCTGGGGCAGTTCCGTCAGGCGGCGGCCACCGCGTCTCGTGCCACCGCCGCGCGATAGATCGACAGAAGGTCGGCCACATGCCGGTCCCCGGACCGGCTATCGGCCCAGAAATCATTGTAGGCGGCCAGTCCCGCCGCCTGCACCGACGCATCATCGCTGATCAGGGACAGGCAGCGGGCCAGATCTGCCTCGTCCCCGCTGCGGAACAACCAGCCGGACACGCCATCGCTCACCCGTTCGGCGGCGGCGGAGATATCGCTCACGATGGCGGGCACGCCCCGCGCCGCCGCCTCGGCCACCGTCAGGCCGAATGTCTCGTACCACAGGCTGGGGAAGACCAGGCAGCGCGTGCGGGACAGTAATTTCTGGATATCGGCACTGTCCAGCCAGCCTGTCACCCGCATGCCGGGAATGGCTTCGATCTCCGCCCGCAGCGGCCCGTCGCCGGCAAAGGTGATGGGCAGGCCCATGCCGGCGGCTACCCGCGCCAGCATCCGCACGCCCTTCTCCTCGTCCAGGCGGCCCAGATAGAGGATCATGTCGTTCAGGGCCACCGGGGCCGGCACTGCGCGTACTGCCTCCACCGGGTTGGGTAGGCGATGGACCTGGGCCCGGCGCGGCAGGTAAGGGGACAGGATGCGGGCGGATCGTTCCGACAGGGCGATGTAATGCGCGACAGAGGCCGGGAAGCGGCCCGCCGCCCGCTGGATCAAACCCCGCGCCACCCGGAACAGCTTGTGGGCGTGCCGCCGCTTGTCGCAGCGGGTGGCGATGCAACCACGCGACAGGGCGGCGCGCGTGCAGGGCTGTGCCGTTTGATAATTGAAGAAGGCACCGTTGGGGCAGGCGGGGAAGAAATCATGCAGGGTGCAGATGACGGGCACGCCCATCCGGTCGGCCACCCGCACCGGGGCGGTCGTCAGCGCCTTGGTATAGCCGTGCAGATGCACGATCGTCTGGTCAGGCGGCAAAGGGCGCAGGATATCGGCCACCAGGCGCGCGGCCTGACCGTTCCAAAGGGCCTGCAACGCCGCACCGGGATGGCGGCCCGCCTCCAGCAACTCACGCTGGTCCAGGCAATGCACCGTCAGGGGGGCGTCGCGGAGCTGGTCACAGACGGGGCCGACGGCGCCGACAAACACCACCCGCGCGCCCGCGCGTGAAAGCCGCACTGCCTCGTCGATGGCCACCTTGCTGGCCCCGCCCTGCACATGGCAATAGTCGTTCAGCATGACGATGGTCAGGTCGCCGTCGGATGTGGGCAGCCCTTGGGTTGATGCCTTCGGGCGGATCAGACGGCGGCCCAGCGCGATGCCGGGCAGTTCTACCATCCGTTCGGCGACAAAAGCCAGCGGCAGGACCAGGGCCATCGTGACCGCAGCCCCCGCAATGCCCGGTTCGTACAGGCCGAACAGCAGCGATAGTTGGATGAGGGGGGCGTGCAGCAGATAGACGCCATAGGACATGTCGGATTTCAGCCGCAGCCGGGGCGTCATCAGGGCCAGCACCACCACCAGGGCAGCGACCAGCACGGGATAAAGCAGGGGCGGCCGGGCATGCAGCAGACCCGTAACGGGGGCGGCCAGCCCCAGGCCCAATGCCAGACCCAACCAGCGGTTCTCCAGCCGCAGCCGGTGGCGGTACTGGTAGGCGGCGACACCCAGCACGAAGAATTGCAGCTGTCCCGGCAATTGCTTGGCCAGGGTGGCATGGCCCGCCCGGTCCAGCAGATGGTGATAAAGGGCCGACGCCAGGAACAGGACCACCAGCACCCCGATACCCCGTCGCTGCAACAGCCGCCAGATGAAGGGTAGCAGCAGGTAGAAGCCGACCTCGATCTTCAGGGTCCAGAGGCTGGCATTCAGGCTCTGTTCGTACAGTCCACTCAACGCGCCAGTGCCGACATCATATTGCAGGAAATTGGCGAAGGCGGCATTGGCCAGGAAATAGGTGGCCATGGAGCCCAGATTGCCGGTGATCCCCCCCGGCACCAGGGCCCCCAGGATCAGGGTTTGGGCAATGACGACCGTGATATAGAGCGGGTAGATGCGGAAGAAGCGCTTGATGAAGAAGCGTTTCGGGTCCGGGTCGCGGTCAAAGCTGTTAGCGACCAGATAGCCGCTGACCACGAAGAAACACTCCACGGCCAGGGCGGCATAATTGAAAGGCCAGGGCGGCGATGGGATGGCGATGAACAGCTGATGGTGGCCCAGCACCACCAGCAGCGCCAGCAGCATCCGCAGGGGCGTGAAGTTGTTATCCGTGAAACCATCATCAGATCGCATCACTTCAGGCTCCCACTATCCGTTGATCGCCGGGCCGATACTTGGGTGCAAATGCGAACCCAAAATCGGCGTGAAGTCCGGTCTTGTCAGAACTATTTAGTGTCACCTTTACAGGGTGGGTTGTGATCACCCTGTGACCCGTTCCTTTGTCCGGTGCGCATCCGAATTCTGGATGTTATGGCAGGGGTGAACTGAACGGGATCATCATGACCCAGGACTGCACCAAGCAGAGGGCGATCAGGGGGCCGGGCCGCTGGCATCCGCGGCATCTGCGCGCCTGGCTGTCGGCCCGGCCCTTCCTGCGCAATGTCTCTATCCTGCTGACGGGGGCGGCGGGCGGGCAGTTGATCGCCGTGCTGCTGTCGCCGCTGTTGACGCGGCTATACACGCCGCAGCAGTTTGGGACCTTGAGCGTCTATTCCGCTGCCCTGACCATGATCGTGGTCTTGGCGTCCCTGCGTTATGAATTCGCCCTGTTGCTGGTCCGGCGGCGGGCGGATGCCGTCAATCTGATGGCGGTCTGCCTGTGTGTACTGGTGCTGACCACGGCGGCGCTGGGCGTTGCGGTCTTCGCGGTGCCGGATGCGACGCTGCGGACGCTGTGGCCGGTGCCGTTGGACGAGGGGCCGCTGGCGGCTTACCAGGGGTTGCTGGTCCTTGGCTATTTCTGCCTCGGCTTCTATTACATTGCCCTGCAGCTGGCCACGCGCACCAGTGACTTTCCCGCCATCGCCAAGACAAGGCTGGCGCAGGGGCTGGTGGGACCGGCCAGCCAGATCGGGCTGGCCCTGGCGGGGCTGGGGGCGCCCGGCCTGCTGGTCGGCTTCGTCCTGGGCCAATCGGCGGGCAGCTTCGGGCTGTTCGGTTCTGTTATCGCCCGGATGCGGCGTGTCTTGCGGCTGCTGTCCTGGCGGCGCATGCGTGTACTGGCCCGGCGCTATATCCGCTTCCCGCTGATCAGCAGTTGGGCCGCCCTGATCGATGCGGCGGGTAGCAGCCAGTTGCTCTATATCCTGGCCGGCATCGCCTTCTCGCCCGCCGTTGCGGGCTTCATCTTCCTGGTCGAACGGGTGGTCTCGCGCCCGCTGGCCATCGTCGGCACCTCCATCCTGCAGGTCTATATGGGGGAGGCGGGAAAGATCGCGGCCAGCGACCCCGCCCGCCTGAAACGCCGCTTTGCGCAAGTCGTGTCGCGGCAGTCCCTGCTAGCGCTCCTTTGGATCCTGGCCGCGAACCTGGCCGCATCCTTTGCGTTCGCCACCGTTTTCGGACCGGAATGGCAGCAGGCCGTGACCTATCTGCACGCGCTCAGCCTTGGCTATCTGGCGCAGGCGGTCGTCCAGCCTGTGTTCCATACGCTTCAGATCCTGGGGCGGCAGGGGCTGGCGGCCGGCTGGCAGGTGGGGCGGCTGTGCCTGACGGTCTGTGTCTTCCTGGCCGGCGTAGAGCAGGGCTGGGCCGCCCCCTGGGTGATCGCGGGATACAGCGCGGCACAGGCCGTCTGCTGCTTGCTGCTGCTGGCCCTCATGGTGCGGGCCACTGATCAAAGACGGCACGAAGGGGTGAAGGGATGAAACGCACCGCTGCCATCATTGCGCTGCTGCTGGGCGCGGCCCCCCTGACCGCCGCCGCCCCTTTCTGTGTGAAGGTCACGGGCGTGCCGGCCCAATGCCTTTATGTCGATCCTGCCGCCTGTCAGCGGGAGGCGGACCGGGCCGGCGGGCGCTGCGTCACCAATGAACGGGAGTTTGAAAGGCCCGTGGCCGCCCTGCCTTACTGTCTGGCGAGGGCCGGCAATGTCATGTCCTGCGTCTATCCCGCCTATGCTGATTGTGAGACGGATGCGCGCCGCCTGGGTGGAACCTGCATCGCCGCCAAACTGCCGCCCCGCCCCGGCCCGGTGAAGGAACCGGGCGCCGACCCGTTCGCTGTCACCCGTCCTTGATCACGGTGTGCCATCGCGCAGATCAGGCACGAACCTGCCAAAGCCGCGTTCGGGAAAGTCCGTGACGGGCACGGGCGGCGTCGTATCGCCAGCGGCGCGGCCCACATAGATTTGATACCGGCTGCCGGACCTCAGCGATTCCTCGACAAAGCTGGCGGACAGGGAGGAGCCGGTGTTGATGAAGGTGGGCACTGTGGCCGGTGCCCCGTCACGCACGACATAGACCAGCCCGCCGAAAATATCGGTGCGCGCCCCCTCACGGTTGTCCAATACCGTACAAACCCCCTCCGTCTTCAGGCCCAGGATGGCAAGCGGGCTGCCCCGGTTGATGATTCGGGTCGTCGTGCCCTCGCTGTCGAACTGGCGCGCGAACACCGGCTGCGGCCCCGTGATGCGCAGCAGGCCGCAGCACATATTGTCCAGGAAGGCGCGTCCGCCGGTGGCACGGCGGTCCAGCATGGTGGTGCCGGCGGACACGATATCCCGCATCACGATCTCCCGCCCGCCCGACAGTTCCACCCCGACCTGTTCGCCCAAACCAGTATTGTCAAAGGCCAGCCGTTCGATGAACAAGGGCGGTCCCGCCGTGGCGGCACGGAACATGCCGTTCGTGCGGGCAAAGGCGGGACGCCGGTTGATGACGCGGATGGTGGAATTCATGCCCACGATCCGTTGCAGGCTGGCCGGGATATCCACGCTGTCATTTACCGCATAGGTGCCGTTGGGCAGATAGACAACGGCAGCCCCCGATGCAAACGCCTGACGCAAGGCCTGTGTCGCATCCTGTGCGGGATCGCCGGTGGCGCCATAGGTGGCGACATTGACCCATTGCCCTTCCGGCACCACGGGGACCGGCGGCGGGTCCGCCCATGCTGTACGCCCGGCGGGCGGTGGTGTGGCCTGCCAGTTGCTGCGCCCTTGCAGCACCCCGCTCTGTACCGTGCCGCCAATGGACAGATCGCGCAGGGTGACGAAGCCGTCATTGCGGATCAGGTCCGCCACGCTACCGCCCGGTGCCGTCCCGCCCTCGATCGCCAGAAAGGCTTTGTCGCCGGCATTGATGATCCGCCCCAATGGTCCATCGATGCGCAGGTTGCGGAAGGTCAGGGCGTTCTGGCTGTTGGTGATGGCCGTGTCCGTCTGTTTCGACAGGTTCACATGTTCGAAGGTCAGGCCATATTCGGTCTGGGCGGTCGCGATGCCGGTGGCGAAGCCCTGGATCGTCAGATGCTGGATCAGGGTGGGGCCGGGCCATTTGCGCGTCATGGACAGGCCCACGGCCCCGCTGCCGGCCTCGGCGCGCAGCGTGACATGGCGGATGGCGCCACTATTGTTGCCCAGATAATCGATGGCGATGGCGCCTTGATTGCCGCTGCCGACATCGATGGTCATGTTCTCTACGAAGTTCATATAGGCATCGTTGCCTTCGCCCCGGCCCGGATAATCCTTGCCGCCCTCCGTCGCCCCGCTGCGGTACAGTTTCGAACTGGTCAGGATCACGGGCTGTGGGCGCTGCGGATCGCCATAGCCGGGCGCATTGTCAGGCAGTTTCAGCACCGTCCCCGCTTCCGATTGCCCGATCAGGACGAAGCCCGATGCGAACCGCCCATCGGCATAGCGTTTCAGAAGCGGGGCCGTGATGCGGTAGGTGCCGTCGGGCACGAAGACCAGCCGGTCCTGCCAGAAGCTGGCACCCGTATCGCCGCCGCTGGCCGCCAGTGCTGCCAGGAAAGCGGCGGTGTCGTCGGTCTGCCCGTCGCCCACCGCCCCGAAATCGCGCACATTCAGGGCGCTGCTGTCGGTGGGGTAGATATCCGCGCGGGCCTGAACGGCTGGCAGCAGCAGGCAGAGCAGCAGCGGCAGGACGAATTTATGCCACGGCCAGCGCCCGGTAATGTCGTTCATAATCATCGATCATGCGCTCCAGGCTGAAGCGTCGGGCCAGGGCCGCCGACGCGTCGGGCAGTTCCGGCAGGGCACCGGGATCGCGGGCCAGCCGCGCCATCAGGGTAGCCAGCGCGCCGGCATCGCCGGGCCGGAACAGGAAGCCGGTGCGCCCGGCCTCAACGAATTCGGGAATGCCGCCGATATCGCTGCCCAGAAGGCCCAGGCCGTAGGCGGCGGCCTCCACGATGGTGACGGGCGCATTCTCAAACCACAGGGATGGCAGCAGCAGATGACCTGCCCGCGTCAGGGCCTCCACCTTCGCGGGCCCGTCCAGAAAGCCCAGATAGCGGATGCGCGGGTCGGCGGCTGCGGCGGCCCGCACCTTGTCTGCCAGCGGTCCCTTGCCCGCGATGGACAGTTCCACCGGCAGGTCGCGCGGCAGGATGGTCATGGCCTCCAGCGCTGTTTCCACCCCCTTCTCCACTGTCAGCCGCGTCAGCATCAGGAACCGGCCCCGGCTGTCCGGGGGGCGGCTCTGGCGTATCTGGGCGGCGTCGGGGGGCAGGGGGATGCCATTATGCACGACCGTCCCGCCCCCGGCCCGCAGGCCCGCGCGCTGGTGCAGATCCAGAAGAAGGCGCGACGGGCTGGCGAACAGATCGACATGGCGGGTGGTGCGGATATGCCAGTGACGGTACAGGCGGCAATGGACGCGCGGCCTGGTACATATCCGCCAGTCATGGGTCAGCAGGAAGGCGCGCGGGCACAGCAGATGGTAATCGTGCGCGGTATGCAGCACCGGCACACCATCGGCCCGCGCGCGGGCCCAGATGGCGGCGGAAAACCCGTCGATCAGATGGCTGTGCAGGATGTCCGGTCTGGCACTGTCCAGGATGGTGCCCAACCGGCGAGCCGCATCCCGGTTCCAGGCATCCTTGGCATGCCACAGCCATTTGCGCGGGCCGGGGTTCAGTGGGCGTTCGAAGGACCAGTAGAGATTGGGCGGAAAGAAGCGGATCACCTCCACGCCGTCCCGCTGCTCCACCGGGTAGGGTTCCATGTCCGGCCCGCAGGTTGAAACAACGGTGACCCGGTGCCCGCGCCGCACCAGCCCTTCGCACAGGAAGGCCACGATCCGCTCCGCCCCGCCTGCCATCAGCGGTGGGTAAAGGTTGTTCACGACCATGACATGCAGGGGCCGGGTCATAGCAGGCTGGCCATCCAGCCGGGCACATGGTTCTGCCGGTCATGCAGGATGGCGCCCAGAATGGGCCGGTTGCAGCGGACCAGCAGTTCGCGCAGGCGGATGGCCGATGACCGCCGCGTCTGCTCCGCCTCGATCACGATGACATTGCCATCGACATGGCCCGACAGGATGGCACCTAGCGGTTCGCTGTCGGCGGGTGGGGCCACCACGATCACCATGTCGAAATGCCGGCGGAAGCTTTCGATATGGCCCGCGATCTCATCCGTGCGGGCCGGGGAGATGCCGCGTCCGGGCCAGCCGCGCAGGTCGGCCATGTACATTTCCTGCTCCGGTATCTTCATCAGCTCCGCCTGCCGGGCCAGTGCGCGGACAATGCCGTCAGCGCCGGCGTCGGCGGTCTGCGGCCAGGGGGCCCAGGGCTGGCGCGTGCAGTTCAGCACCAGCATCTTCTTGCCCAGGACGCTGGCGGCGGCCCAGGCCATGTCCAGGGCGATCTCAGAGGCACCGGGGCCGGCACCAGCGGCCAGGAACTGGATGGCCATGCCCCGGTCGATATCCAGGACGGCGTCGATCTCCAGATACAGCTCGATCAGGTCCACCATGGCCAGATCCTCCGGCACGGGCCAGTCCACCTCCCGGATCTCATGCTCCTGCCACGGGGGGACGGGGTCCCGGAACGGCTCCGGGGCAATGTTCAGCTTCGTCATGCGCTGTCTCCGTAGGCCAGCAATTGCAGGGGTGGCCGATGCGGCTGCCGCTCAAAGCTGGCCAGGACCGGCAGGTCCAGAAGGAAGACAACCTGTTCTGCCGTCGTGAAGCGATCGTCCCGCGCTTCGCGCAGCAGCACCGCGATGGTGGCCAGGATGGCCCCGCCGATCAGGCAGGCGATCATCGTGGCCAGCCCGCGCGGCCGTACCGTGCGATAGGGCTGGGTCGGCTCGCTCAACACGGCGGCGGGGGAAATGCGTTCGCTGTTCAGGTTGCCTTTCACGCGGGCATTGGCGTGCTGCATCGACAGGGAACGGTACGCTTCCTCCGCGATCTGGTACTCGCGCACCAGATCATTGAACCGGCCCCGGTTGCGGCGCAGTTCAGCCAGACGCTCGTCCAGCGCTGTGATCTGGCCGGTCAGCACCTGGACGGGCTGGGCGTTGCTCTCCACATCGGCGCTGGTGCGCAGATAATCGGTCTGCAGGGTCTGATAGACGCTGTTGGGTGCCGTGGTGGAGCGTTTCTCCAGATCGGCGCGCCGGGTCGCCACTTCTTTCTCCGCCGTCGCGATGCCAGCCTTCAGCGCCGCCATGGCCGGCCCGTCGGGATTATAGGTGGCCAGCATCTGGCTACGCTTCATGCGCAGTTCCAGAAGCCGCGACTGCGCCTCATCCAGGGCGCGGTACTTCTCGCCGCTGGCCGTTTCTGGCAGTTTTTCAGGCACCTTGGTCATCAGCTTTTCCAGGCCGCGCTTGCGCTCCTGCGCCTGGGCCAGGGCGGCGCGGGCGGCATGCAGGCTGGTGTCCAGCTCGCTGCGCTGGGCCAGCAGATCCTCCACCTCCTTGTCGAAGCTGCTGATCCGCCACTGGTCCTTGAAGCTCTCCAGCGTCGCTTGTGCCTTGGTCAGTTCGTCACTGGCCTGCCGCACCTCCCCCGCCAGAAAGCCCTCATGCGGGTTATGGTAGATCTGGGTCTGCCGCCCGACATAAAGATCGATCAGCTTGCGCACCAGCTTGGGCGCCATCTCCTTGTCGGGGTGGCGCAGCGACAGGGTGATGATGTTGTCCTGGTTGCCAACCTCGGCGGCCAGATCATCCAGCAGCCTTGTGACGGCGGCATCCATCGCCGTCCCGCGTGCCGGCGGGTCCGCCGCAATGTCGGGATAGATGGCGGGGATGCCGAACGCTTCCACCGTTGCACGCGCCAGATCATGGCTGTGCAGGATGGCGGCATGGGCCAGCACGATCTCCCGCCGGTCGGACGGGGTCAGCTCCGTCGCCGGCCCCCGCTCCACCTGCGGGGCGGACCAGCGACCAAAGGTCACCACCAGTTCCGCCACGGATTCATACTTCTTGGTCGCGAAGGTCAGATACCCGGCCCCCAGCAGCAGGGTGCACAGGAGGACCGTCATGAACAGGCGCCATCTCTTGCAGATCGTGATCAGGACGCCATGGGGCAGGGCTGTCGCGTACATTGCCGTCTCCCGCAGGGTGGGCCAGCAATCCTTCGTCAGTTATTCGAAGGGTTGATGTTGTAGGTGAAGCCCCAATTGAAGGGCACGAACTGCTGCACGAACTGGTTCCAGAAGGTGTAGGCCTCATAGACGCCCGTGCGCGGCACATAGACCACGTCATACTGGGCCAGCCGCACATCGGCGGCGGGGTCCTTGCCGGTGATCGCGGCCATGTAATCCACTGCCATGGCCTGCGGTTTGTCGCCGTCGCCGCGCCGCAGGATGAAGATATTCTCCCGCGAGGCCGACAGCTTTACCCCGCCGGCCCGCGCGATGGCCTGGGTCACGGTCAGGTTGGGGCCGACGGTGATGAATTCACCGGGGCTGCCCACCTCACCCGCCACATAGACGCGGTTGGGCGCGAAGGAATGCACGATCACGCTGATCTGCGGATCGGTCAGCAGCGTCCGGTATTTCTCCCGCAGGCTGGCCGAAATCTCCGACGGCGCGCGGTTATAGGCCATCACATCCTCGGCGATGGCGGTGGAGATCATACCGTCGGGCCGCACCACCACTTCCTCATTCAGCTCCGGATTGAGGTAGAGGCGGATATAGAGCATGTCGCCCACCTGCACCTTGTATCCCGGCAGGGTGGCTGCACTGCCAGCCACGGGCGTCGCCACCTGCGGTGCCGGTGGCAGGGCCGCCTGCCGCTGCACACAGGCGGTCAGCAGCAGGGGCAGCAGGGCAAGCAGTCTGATCGCGGGCGCCTTCATGGTGACGGCCCGCTTCAATAGGCGCCGTCGCGGCGCAGCACCGCCGACGGCGTGCGCAGCAGCACGCGCAGGTCGGACAGGAAACTCCAGTTGCGGGCATAATCGCGATCCAGCCGCACCCGCTCGCCATAGCCGGTATCGTTGCGCCCGCTGATCTGCCACACACCCGTGATGCCGGGGCGGCAGCGGGAATAATCATGGAAGGCCGCGCCATATCGCCGGACCTCGTCCGCCACAATGGGGCGGGGGCCGACCAGGCTCATGTCGCCGGCCAGCACGTTCAGCAATTGCGGCAGCTCATCCAGGCTGGTGGTGCGCAGGAAACGGCCGACCTTGGTGACGCGCGGATCGTCGCGCAGCTTGAAATCGCGCTCCCACTCCGCCCGCGCCGCCGGATCGGTGGACAACAGTCGGGCTAGCACGGCCTCCGCGTTGGGCACCATGGTACGGAACTTCCAGCATTTGAAAGGCTGCCCCCGCGCGCCGACGCGGCGATGACCGAACAGCACCGGCCCGCCATCACGCTTGGCCAGCACGGCCAGCGTCAGGAACAGGGGGGATAGCAGCGCCAGCAGCGATGCCGATGCGGCGATGTCGAACAGGCGCTTGCTGATCCTTGTGGCCGGGTTCTGCCGCACTGCGGGACGGCGCTCACGATCCAGATGCTGGTCAATGGCGGCGGCATGCAGGCGATGCCAGTCATAACCACGCCCGCCAGCCGACGCGCCAACCAGAACAGCTTGTCGCGACAGGGGGGCCGTAAAGGCTTGCGATGCCATGATACGCTCCATCTCCGTGGGTAAAGGATGCCCATCGCCCGCGAATGCAATCGCGAGCGGCGGCAATAGTTTGTTGTTTTCGTCATTCCCAGGTGCCGACTATAACAACCGCAATGGCGCATCGGCCTGTGGTCAATCTGTGTCCGGGTTATGTTGCGCCGCAACCAGAGTCACGGTGCCTCCGCCGGCCCCACGCGGGTCAGGACGATGCCCGCCACCCGGCCCCGCGCCTTACGCAACCGGGTCAGGGCGCCCAGCGTCGGGCCCCGCCGCGTGTGGCGCCAGCGGATGGCATACAGAACCCGGTCCATCATCCCCGCCACCAGCATCGCATCGGACGCGTCCAGCAAGGGCGGCAGGTCCAGCAGCAGCAGGTCATAGCCGCCCGACAGATCAGCCAGCAGCGTCTTCATGCGCGCAGACAGCAGGGCTCGCGCGCCGAGCCTTCCCCGGCCCGCTGGGATCAGGTCCAGGCCAGAGACGGGATCGGTGCGGATCACCTCATCCACCCCTGGGGGATGGGGAGACAGAAGCTCTGCCAGACCTGGTGCAGCTTTCATCGCGAACAGCGCATGCTGTCCGGGGCGGCACCAGTCGGCATCGATCAGCAGCACGCGCTGCCCCTCGCTGGCCAGCAGTCGGCCCAGTGTCGCGGCCAGCAGCGAACGTCCTTCCCCCTTCTCCGCCGACGCGATGGCCACCGTCAGGGGGCTGCCAACGGGGTGGGTGGACAAAAGGGCGGCATGGATGGCGCGCAGGTCCGCCGCCAGCGTTGAGGCCGGATCGCGCAGCACCTGTTCCATTGCGTGGGCGCCATCGGGTAGTTCGGGAAGGGCCGCCAGGACCGCCAGGTCCGTTGCCGCCTCCACCGCGTCGGCATCGCGAAAGTCACGCGGGTCCTCCCGCCGCCGGCCCAGCAGCGATCCCGCCACCCAAACGGCGGCACCGGCCACTAGCCCCGCCGCCAGACCCAACCACAGGCCGATGCCCAGGCCTGATAGCAGCGACAGGCCGGACAGGACCGGCCACGCCTGACCGCTGCCCGCCGCCGGCGACGGGACCGGTCGGGCGTGAGGGGGCTGGATAGAGCGGCGGGACAGGGAGCCCTGCCGCTGGGATGGGGTGGTGGCGCGCATCCGGTTCCGGGTGGGGAAGGGGGGGGATCGGCATCCGGCGTGGTGCCCTTCGCGGGTGCCACCGGCCCGGTCACTGTGGGCGACCGGCCTTGCCGCGGCCAGTGATCATGCGGTGGTCAGGGCACCAGCGGCAGGCGGACATGCATGCGCAGGCCGCCGCCCGACCGGTTGGAGGCCGCGACGCTGCCGCCCAGCGCTTCCACATGATGGCGCACGATCCACAGGCCCAGGCCGGCATGGGCCGGTTCCCCCGCCGTAGTACCGGCGGGCCGGAACGAGAAGTTGCGGTCGAATATATGCTCGATCTTGTTGGGGTCGATGCCCGGCCCTTCATCATCGATAACGAGATCGACACGGCCCGCCGAACGGGTCAGCGTTGTTTCGATCGTGCCGCCGGGCTGGCAGAAGCCGATAGCATTATCCAGGATATTCTCGAC
Proteins encoded in this region:
- a CDS encoding glycosyl hydrolase family 28-related protein, whose amino-acid sequence is MIMNDITGRWPWHKFVLPLLLCLLLPAVQARADIYPTDSSALNVRDFGAVGDGQTDDTAAFLAALAASGGDTGASFWQDRLVFVPDGTYRITAPLLKRYADGRFASGFVLIGQSEAGTVLKLPDNAPGYGDPQRPQPVILTSSKLYRSGATEGGKDYPGRGEGNDAYMNFVENMTIDVGSGNQGAIAIDYLGNNSGAIRHVTLRAEAGSGAVGLSMTRKWPGPTLIQHLTIQGFATGIATAQTEYGLTFEHVNLSKQTDTAITNSQNALTFRNLRIDGPLGRIINAGDKAFLAIEGGTAPGGSVADLIRNDGFVTLRDLSIGGTVQSGVLQGRSNWQATPPPAGRTAWADPPPVPVVPEGQWVNVATYGATGDPAQDATQALRQAFASGAAVVYLPNGTYAVNDSVDIPASLQRIVGMNSTIRVINRRPAFARTNGMFRAATAGPPLFIERLAFDNTGLGEQVGVELSGGREIVMRDIVSAGTTMLDRRATGGRAFLDNMCCGLLRITGPQPVFARQFDSEGTTTRIINRGSPLAILGLKTEGVCTVLDNREGARTDIFGGLVYVVRDGAPATVPTFINTGSSLSASFVEESLRSGSRYQIYVGRAAGDTTPPVPVTDFPERGFGRFVPDLRDGTP
- a CDS encoding glycosyltransferase family 4 protein; protein product: MTRPLHVMVVNNLYPPLMAGGAERIVAFLCEGLVRRGHRVTVVSTCGPDMEPYPVEQRDGVEVIRFFPPNLYWSFERPLNPGPRKWLWHAKDAWNRDAARRLGTILDSARPDILHSHLIDGFSAAIWARARADGVPVLHTAHDYHLLCPRAFLLTHDWRICTRPRVHCRLYRHWHIRTTRHVDLFASPSRLLLDLHQRAGLRAGGGTVVHNGIPLPPDAAQIRQSRPPDSRGRFLMLTRLTVEKGVETALEAMTILPRDLPVELSIAGKGPLADKVRAAAAADPRIRYLGFLDGPAKVEALTRAGHLLLPSLWFENAPVTIVEAAAYGLGLLGSDIGGIPEFVEAGRTGFLFRPGDAGALATLMARLARDPGALPELPDASAALARRFSLERMIDDYERHYRALAVA
- a CDS encoding lipopolysaccharide biosynthesis protein, coding for MTQDCTKQRAIRGPGRWHPRHLRAWLSARPFLRNVSILLTGAAGGQLIAVLLSPLLTRLYTPQQFGTLSVYSAALTMIVVLASLRYEFALLLVRRRADAVNLMAVCLCVLVLTTAALGVAVFAVPDATLRTLWPVPLDEGPLAAYQGLLVLGYFCLGFYYIALQLATRTSDFPAIAKTRLAQGLVGPASQIGLALAGLGAPGLLVGFVLGQSAGSFGLFGSVIARMRRVLRLLSWRRMRVLARRYIRFPLISSWAALIDAAGSSQLLYILAGIAFSPAVAGFIFLVERVVSRPLAIVGTSILQVYMGEAGKIAASDPARLKRRFAQVVSRQSLLALLWILAANLAASFAFATVFGPEWQQAVTYLHALSLGYLAQAVVQPVFHTLQILGRQGLAAGWQVGRLCLTVCVFLAGVEQGWAAPWVIAGYSAAQAVCCLLLLALMVRATDQRRHEGVKG
- a CDS encoding acyltransferase family protein, translating into MRSDDGFTDNNFTPLRMLLALLVVLGHHQLFIAIPSPPWPFNYAALAVECFFVVSGYLVANSFDRDPDPKRFFIKRFFRIYPLYITVVIAQTLILGALVPGGITGNLGSMATYFLANAAFANFLQYDVGTGALSGLYEQSLNASLWTLKIEVGFYLLLPFIWRLLQRRGIGVLVVLFLASALYHHLLDRAGHATLAKQLPGQLQFFVLGVAAYQYRHRLRLENRWLGLALGLGLAAPVTGLLHARPPLLYPVLVAALVVVLALMTPRLRLKSDMSYGVYLLHAPLIQLSLLFGLYEPGIAGAAVTMALVLPLAFVAERMVELPGIALGRRLIRPKASTQGLPTSDGDLTIVMLNDYCHVQGGASKVAIDEAVRLSRAGARVVFVGAVGPVCDQLRDAPLTVHCLDQRELLEAGRHPGAALQALWNGQAARLVADILRPLPPDQTIVHLHGYTKALTTAPVRVADRMGVPVICTLHDFFPACPNGAFFNYQTAQPCTRAALSRGCIATRCDKRRHAHKLFRVARGLIQRAAGRFPASVAHYIALSERSARILSPYLPRRAQVHRLPNPVEAVRAVPAPVALNDMILYLGRLDEEKGVRMLARVAAGMGLPITFAGDGPLRAEIEAIPGMRVTGWLDSADIQKLLSRTRCLVFPSLWYETFGLTVAEAAARGVPAIVSDISAAAERVSDGVSGWLFRSGDEADLARCLSLISDDASVQAAGLAAYNDFWADSRSGDRHVADLLSIYRAAVARDAVAAA
- a CDS encoding GumC family protein, coding for MYATALPHGVLITICKRWRLFMTVLLCTLLLGAGYLTFATKKYESVAELVVTFGRWSAPQVERGPATELTPSDRREIVLAHAAILHSHDLARATVEAFGIPAIYPDIAADPPARGTAMDAAVTRLLDDLAAEVGNQDNIITLSLRHPDKEMAPKLVRKLIDLYVGRQTQIYHNPHEGFLAGEVRQASDELTKAQATLESFKDQWRISSFDKEVEDLLAQRSELDTSLHAARAALAQAQERKRGLEKLMTKVPEKLPETASGEKYRALDEAQSRLLELRMKRSQMLATYNPDGPAMAALKAGIATAEKEVATRRADLEKRSTTAPNSVYQTLQTDYLRTSADVESNAQPVQVLTGQITALDERLAELRRNRGRFNDLVREYQIAEEAYRSLSMQHANARVKGNLNSERISPAAVLSEPTQPYRTVRPRGLATMIACLIGGAILATIAVLLREARDDRFTTAEQVVFLLDLPVLASFERQPHRPPLQLLAYGDSA